Proteins co-encoded in one Flavobacterium fluviale genomic window:
- a CDS encoding formimidoylglutamase, producing the protein MEFDFLEPVNDAIVKFVSALSSQELGSKVVFHTQDQFPDIEKINIAIVGVLEDRTNINMVNEVNLSAVRKKLYGMFPGNWDASIADLGDILAGDSVEDTYFAVKKVTAALIKNKVIPIVLGGSQDLTYALYRAYDDLEQMVNLVAVDNKFDFGKENESVSANSYLTKIIIDEPNNLFNYCNIGYQTYYNSQEEIDLIEKLFFDAYRLGEISNKITLAEPVFRDADLVSIDLNSVKSSASGNTVTFEPNGFNGKEICSLARYAGISDKVSSFGIFNHNSTMAESVIISQIVWYFIEGYHYRSKEYPFGSRANYLKYIVPLEDEELIFYKSDKTDRWWIEIPFESNGSNKLKRNTLLPCSYDEYLSACNQELPERWWKAQRKNAL; encoded by the coding sequence ATGGAATTTGATTTTCTAGAACCAGTTAATGATGCGATTGTAAAATTCGTCAGCGCGCTGTCTTCACAAGAGCTTGGGAGTAAAGTTGTCTTTCACACCCAAGATCAGTTTCCTGATATTGAAAAAATTAATATAGCCATAGTAGGTGTTTTAGAAGATCGTACAAATATTAACATGGTTAATGAAGTAAATCTTTCTGCTGTACGTAAAAAGCTATATGGTATGTTTCCGGGTAACTGGGATGCGTCAATTGCAGATTTAGGAGATATACTTGCTGGAGACTCAGTAGAGGATACTTACTTTGCAGTGAAGAAAGTTACAGCTGCTTTAATAAAGAATAAAGTGATTCCTATAGTCCTGGGAGGTTCTCAAGATTTAACGTATGCTTTGTATCGTGCTTATGACGATTTAGAGCAAATGGTTAACTTGGTTGCTGTTGATAATAAGTTTGATTTTGGAAAGGAAAATGAATCAGTATCAGCTAATTCGTACCTGACGAAAATTATTATTGATGAACCAAATAACCTTTTTAATTATTGTAATATAGGATATCAGACCTATTATAATTCTCAAGAAGAAATTGATTTAATCGAAAAGTTATTTTTTGATGCATATCGTCTGGGAGAAATTTCAAATAAAATAACTTTAGCAGAACCGGTTTTTAGAGATGCAGACTTAGTTAGTATCGACTTGAATTCTGTAAAGTCTTCTGCTTCAGGAAATACAGTTACTTTTGAGCCGAATGGATTTAACGGAAAAGAAATCTGTTCATTGGCAAGATATGCAGGAATCAGTGATAAAGTATCTTCTTTTGGAATCTTCAATCACAATAGTACAATGGCAGAATCGGTAATTATTTCTCAAATTGTATGGTATTTTATTGAAGGTTATCATTATCGTTCAAAAGAGTATCCATTTGGAAGCCGTGCCAATTATTTAAAATATATCGTGCCTCTTGAAGACGAAGAATTGATTTTCTATAAAAGTGATAAAACAGATCGCTGGTGGATCGAAATTCCATTCGAATCTAATGGCAGCAATAAATTAAAAAGAAATACGTTATTACCCTGTTCTTATGACGAATATTTGTCAGCTTGCAATCAAGAATTGCCAGAAAGATGGTGGAAAGCACAGCGAAAAAACGCTTTGTAA
- the porK gene encoding T9SS ring complex lipoprotein PorK/GldK, protein MKKFIAFAAMLTLVIGCGKSGDKGELVGVTGGKWHPEKPYGMTLVPGGSFIMGKSDADLANVEDAPTKTVTVRSFYMDETEITNSEYRQFVEWVKDSTMRVRLAILADETGQKATDGKGSKGGSIADYAFNDSDPEKMTAYDKYMYDNYYSVGTKDDPYAGRKLNRKVKLIKDTKAYPDEYYAEVMDSMYLPIEESYNGLRTIDVNKLKFRYSWMDIQAAAKAKVGKRSDFVKTEQVSVYPDTAVWIKDFAYSYNEPMHNDYFWHKAYGEYPVVGVTWKQAKAFCAWRTLNKNSYIKSKKKGRDLVNAFRLPTEAEWEYAARGGLESATYPWGGPYTKSDRGCFLANFKPSRGDYAADEALYTVEAKSYDVNGYGLYNMAGNVSEWTDSAYNPNAYEYVSTMNPNVIDGKNQRKVVRGGSWKDVAYFLQVSTRDHEYADSARSYIGFRTVQDYMGTQVTGSSNKRK, encoded by the coding sequence ATGAAGAAGTTTATTGCATTTGCAGCAATGTTAACACTAGTAATTGGCTGTGGTAAGTCAGGAGACAAAGGTGAATTAGTTGGTGTTACAGGAGGGAAATGGCATCCCGAGAAGCCTTATGGAATGACATTAGTTCCGGGTGGATCTTTTATTATGGGTAAATCAGATGCTGATTTAGCTAACGTAGAAGATGCCCCAACTAAAACTGTAACTGTTCGTTCATTTTATATGGATGAAACTGAAATTACAAATAGTGAGTACCGCCAATTCGTAGAGTGGGTAAAAGATTCTACAATGAGAGTTCGTTTAGCAATTTTAGCTGATGAAACAGGACAGAAAGCTACTGATGGTAAAGGTTCAAAAGGCGGAAGTATTGCTGATTATGCTTTCAATGATTCTGATCCAGAAAAAATGACAGCTTATGATAAATATATGTACGATAACTATTATAGTGTTGGTACAAAAGATGATCCATATGCTGGAAGAAAATTAAACAGAAAAGTTAAGTTAATTAAAGATACAAAAGCTTATCCAGATGAGTATTATGCTGAAGTAATGGATTCTATGTATTTACCAATTGAAGAATCATATAATGGTTTAAGAACAATTGATGTAAATAAATTGAAATTCCGTTATTCTTGGATGGATATTCAAGCTGCTGCAAAAGCTAAAGTTGGAAAAAGAAGTGACTTCGTAAAAACAGAGCAGGTAAGTGTATATCCTGATACTGCAGTTTGGATTAAAGATTTCGCTTACTCCTATAATGAGCCAATGCATAACGATTATTTCTGGCATAAAGCTTATGGAGAATATCCTGTAGTTGGTGTTACTTGGAAACAAGCAAAAGCATTTTGTGCTTGGAGAACACTAAACAAAAACAGTTATATTAAATCTAAGAAAAAAGGGCGTGACTTAGTAAATGCTTTCAGGTTGCCAACTGAAGCAGAATGGGAGTACGCTGCAAGAGGTGGTCTGGAATCTGCTACTTATCCTTGGGGAGGTCCTTACACTAAAAGTGATAGAGGTTGTTTCTTAGCAAACTTCAAACCAAGCAGAGGAGATTATGCTGCTGATGAAGCATTATATACTGTTGAAGCTAAATCTTACGATGTAAACGGTTACGGATTATATAACATGGCAGGAAACGTTTCAGAATGGACTGACTCAGCTTACAATCCTAATGCTTACGAGTATGTTTCAACAATGAATCCAAACGTAATTGATGGTAAAAATCAAAGAAAAGTGGTTCGTGGAGGTTCTTGGAAAGATGTTGCTTACTTCTTACAAGTTAGTACTCGTGATCACGAATATGCTGATTCAGCTAGAAGTTATATCGGATTTAGAACTGTACAAGATTACATGGGAACTCAAGTAACTGGAAGCTCTAACAAAAGAAAGTAA
- the porL gene encoding type IX secretion system motor protein PorL/GldL: MALLSKKAMNFAYGMGAAVVIVGALFKITHFEIGPLTGTVMLSVGLVTEALIFALSAFEPVEDELDWTLVYPELANGQARKKEVKVEAPTEAQGLLSQKLDTLLKEAKIDGELMSSLGNSIKNFESAAKGIAPTVDSIAGQKKYSEELSVAAAQMESLNSLYKVQLESASRNAEANKEIAENASKLKEQMASMTANIASLNSVYGGMLSAMSNKG; encoded by the coding sequence ATGGCATTATTAAGTAAAAAAGCAATGAATTTCGCTTATGGTATGGGAGCGGCAGTGGTAATCGTTGGAGCTTTATTCAAAATTACTCACTTTGAAATTGGACCATTAACAGGAACAGTTATGCTTTCAGTAGGATTAGTTACTGAGGCGTTAATCTTTGCACTTTCTGCTTTCGAACCTGTTGAAGACGAGTTAGACTGGACTCTTGTTTACCCTGAATTAGCTAACGGACAAGCTAGAAAAAAAGAGGTTAAAGTTGAAGCTCCAACAGAAGCTCAAGGATTATTATCTCAAAAATTAGACACATTATTAAAAGAAGCTAAAATTGACGGTGAATTAATGTCAAGTTTAGGAAACAGCATCAAAAACTTCGAATCTGCTGCTAAAGGAATTGCTCCAACTGTAGATTCAATTGCAGGACAAAAGAAATATTCTGAAGAATTATCTGTTGCTGCAGCTCAAATGGAATCATTAAACAGCTTATATAAAGTTCAGTTAGAAAGCGCTTCTAGAAACGCTGAAGCTAACAAAGAAATCGCTGAAAACGCTTCTAAATTAAAAGAGCAAATGGCATCTATGACTGCTAATATTGCCTCTTTAAACAGTGTTTACGGTGGTATGCTTTCTGCAATGAGTAACAAAGGATAA
- the porM gene encoding type IX secretion system motor protein PorM/GldM, with the protein MAGGKLTPRQKMINLMYLVFIAMLAMNVSKEVISAFGLMNEKFESANTSSTETNAGLLTSLDQKAAEAKGEFAIAAVTAHKVETITKDFYDYIATLKAQAVKGFEVEKETGKLPYEAMDRGDNIDDWFTGDGYTKKGNEIIAKIEKYKADIKGALGTDKKYAAIISEVEKKFDVSDVKNKDGIKEKYLAYHFKGFPAIASAAKLSTWQNDVKKVETDVYNSALGKAAVAAASYSNYQAIVVLDKNAYFQGEKVTGKVVLGRYDENTKPTSFQGPGQIVNGQAVISLTAGGVGEQDINGQFTFLEDGKNIPLKFSGKYVVVPRPNSATISADKMNVVYRGVVNPISVSFAGVDANKIVASAPGLASAGKPGKYNMSPGQGTETTISVTGTLPNGDKVTDKKTFRIKGIPGPTGTIRGEMGVVKGPKSNLEVATIGAKLLDFDFEVGLDVVGFNMKIAGQPTVVVSGNKMNAQCKQVLSRAGKGDQVTISEIKTKLVGAGSYLLPRTAPVIYEIQ; encoded by the coding sequence ATGGCAGGAGGAAAATTAACCCCTAGACAGAAGATGATTAACCTGATGTATCTGGTTTTCATCGCAATGTTAGCAATGAACGTATCAAAAGAAGTTATCTCTGCTTTTGGTTTGATGAACGAAAAATTTGAAAGTGCAAATACAAGTTCAACTGAAACAAATGCAGGTTTATTAACATCTTTGGATCAAAAAGCAGCTGAAGCAAAAGGAGAATTTGCTATTGCTGCAGTTACTGCTCACAAAGTTGAAACAATTACAAAAGATTTTTATGATTATATAGCTACTCTAAAAGCGCAAGCTGTTAAAGGTTTTGAAGTTGAAAAAGAAACTGGAAAACTTCCTTACGAAGCAATGGATAGAGGAGATAATATCGACGACTGGTTTACAGGAGACGGTTACACTAAAAAAGGTAACGAAATTATCGCTAAAATCGAAAAATACAAAGCTGATATTAAAGGTGCTTTAGGTACAGATAAAAAATACGCAGCAATTATTTCTGAGGTTGAAAAGAAATTTGATGTTTCTGATGTTAAGAACAAAGATGGTATCAAAGAAAAATATTTGGCTTATCACTTCAAAGGATTCCCTGCAATTGCATCTGCTGCAAAACTTTCAACTTGGCAAAATGATGTTAAAAAAGTGGAAACTGATGTTTACAACAGTGCTTTAGGAAAAGCTGCGGTTGCTGCTGCTTCTTACAGTAATTACCAAGCAATTGTTGTTTTAGACAAAAATGCTTATTTCCAAGGTGAAAAAGTTACTGGTAAAGTTGTTTTAGGTCGTTATGACGAAAATACTAAACCTACTTCATTCCAAGGTCCTGGACAAATCGTAAACGGACAAGCTGTTATCTCTTTAACTGCTGGTGGAGTTGGAGAACAAGATATCAACGGACAATTTACTTTCTTAGAAGATGGTAAAAACATTCCATTGAAATTCTCTGGAAAATATGTTGTAGTTCCAAGACCAAACTCTGCTACAATTTCTGCAGATAAAATGAATGTTGTATATAGAGGAGTTGTTAATCCAATCTCTGTATCATTCGCTGGTGTTGACGCTAACAAAATTGTTGCTAGTGCTCCAGGATTAGCTTCTGCTGGAAAACCAGGAAAATATAACATGAGCCCAGGTCAAGGTACTGAAACTACAATTTCTGTAACTGGTACATTACCAAACGGTGATAAAGTAACAGACAAGAAAACATTCAGAATTAAAGGTATTCCTGGTCCAACAGGAACAATTAGAGGAGAAATGGGTGTTGTAAAAGGACCTAAATCTAACTTAGAAGTTGCTACTATTGGAGCTAAACTTCTTGATTTTGATTTTGAAGTTGGTTTAGATGTTGTTGGATTCAATATGAAAATTGCTGGACAGCCTACAGTTGTTGTTTCAGGAAACAAAATGAATGCACAATGTAAACAAGTACTTTCAAGAGCAGGTAAAGGAGACCAAGTTACTATTTCTGAAATTAAAACTAAATTAGTTGGTGCTGGTAGTTACTTATTACCAAGAACTGCTCCAGTAATTTACGAAATACAATAA
- the porN gene encoding type IX secretion system ring subunit PorN/GldN, with the protein MKVRNFLIAVVSIAGGFASNAQSNLLNAKTPDQIGLKTPAQLISDNDKPLAYGYVDDRDILMGKTTWEIIDLNEKINFPLYFPVDTANIGANRRSLYDVLTKAIKGGKVTEVYTDSYFNTKKSMKDIEGSLSRIDTTDAGRELINQYPDDYKSRVVKKKVVTGKGKNKSVSYVEETVGPTRTVPAEYILKQDLTAADVTQYKIKGYWYFDKRQSELKYRLLGICPVTPDVYTMNSDEKDYIELFWVFFPNAREALHEAKAFNDNNSALPISFDQILNSRRFNAVVYKEENLYGDRAISDYMKDNAQNQLLESERVKEKIRNFEQDMWNY; encoded by the coding sequence ATGAAAGTAAGAAATTTTTTAATAGCAGTTGTTTCTATCGCTGGAGGTTTTGCTTCTAATGCGCAATCTAATTTGCTTAACGCAAAAACACCTGATCAGATTGGACTTAAAACTCCTGCTCAACTTATATCTGACAATGATAAGCCTTTAGCTTATGGTTATGTAGATGATAGAGATATTTTGATGGGAAAAACTACTTGGGAAATCATTGATTTAAATGAAAAAATCAATTTTCCATTATACTTTCCTGTAGATACAGCTAATATTGGTGCAAATAGACGTTCTCTTTACGATGTTTTGACTAAAGCTATTAAAGGTGGAAAAGTAACTGAAGTTTATACCGATAGTTATTTTAATACTAAAAAATCTATGAAAGACATCGAAGGATCTTTATCTCGTATTGATACAACAGATGCAGGTAGAGAGTTAATTAACCAATATCCAGACGACTACAAATCACGTGTAGTGAAGAAAAAAGTAGTAACTGGAAAAGGTAAAAACAAAAGTGTTTCTTATGTAGAAGAAACAGTTGGACCAACAAGAACTGTTCCTGCTGAATACATTTTGAAACAAGATCTTACTGCTGCAGATGTTACTCAGTATAAAATTAAAGGGTACTGGTATTTTGATAAACGTCAAAGTGAATTGAAATATCGTTTACTTGGAATTTGTCCAGTAACTCCAGACGTTTATACAATGAATAGTGATGAAAAGGATTATATTGAGTTGTTTTGGGTATTCTTCCCAAATGCAAGAGAAGCACTGCATGAAGCAAAAGCTTTTAATGACAACAACTCAGCTCTTCCAATTTCATTTGATCAGATTTTAAATTCAAGACGTTTTAATGCTGTTGTATACAAAGAAGAGAATCTTTATGGAGATAGAGCTATTAGCGATTACATGAAAGACAATGCTCAAAATCAATTGTTAGAATCTGAAAGAGTGAAAGAAAAAATTCGCAATTTCGAACAAGATATGTGGAACTACTAA
- the porN gene encoding type IX secretion system ring subunit PorN/GldN: protein MKIRNFLIAIVSLIGSLASTAQSNLLNAKTADQIGIKTPAQMISDNDKPLAYGYVDDRDILMGKTTWEIIDLNEKINFPLYFPVDTANIGPDRRSLYDVLTKAIKNGRITEVYADSYFNTKKSLKDIEGALSRVDTTDGGRELINQYPDDYRSRVVKKKIVTGTGKNKKVTYEDQTVGPTRTVPAEYILRQDLTSADVSQYKIKGFWYFDKRQSELKYRLLGICPVTPDVYTMNSDEKDYIELFWVFFPNAREVLHEAKAFNDQNSALPISFDQILNSRRFNAVIYKEENMYGDREIKDYIRDDAQSQLLESERVKEKIRNFEQDMWNY from the coding sequence ATGAAAATAAGAAATTTTTTAATAGCTATTGTTTCCCTTATCGGAAGCTTAGCTTCTACGGCACAGTCTAACCTGCTTAATGCCAAAACCGCTGATCAAATTGGAATTAAGACACCAGCGCAAATGATATCTGATAATGATAAGCCTTTAGCTTATGGTTATGTTGATGATCGAGATATCTTAATGGGGAAAACTACTTGGGAAATTATTGATTTGAATGAAAAAATTAATTTTCCATTATATTTTCCTGTAGATACTGCTAATATTGGTCCAGACAGACGCTCTCTTTATGATGTTTTAACGAAAGCAATCAAGAATGGCAGGATAACGGAGGTATATGCTGATAGTTATTTTAATACTAAAAAATCGCTTAAAGATATTGAAGGAGCGTTATCACGTGTAGATACGACAGATGGAGGTAGAGAGCTTATTAATCAATATCCTGATGATTATAGAAGTCGTGTTGTTAAGAAGAAAATTGTCACGGGCACAGGGAAAAATAAAAAAGTGACTTACGAAGATCAAACAGTCGGACCTACAAGAACTGTTCCAGCCGAATATATTTTAAGACAGGATCTTACGTCAGCAGATGTTAGTCAGTATAAAATTAAGGGATTTTGGTATTTTGATAAGCGTCAAAGTGAATTGAAATATCGCTTGCTAGGAATTTGCCCTGTAACTCCTGATGTTTACACAATGAATAGCGATGAGAAAGATTACATCGAGTTGTTTTGGGTATTCTTTCCAAATGCTCGAGAGGTATTGCATGAAGCAAAAGCTTTTAACGATCAAAATTCTGCACTTCCAATTTCGTTTGATCAAATATTGAACTCGCGAAGATTTAATGCGGTTATTTATAAAGAAGAGAATATGTACGGAGATCGCGAAATTAAAGATTATATTCGAGATGATGCCCAAAGTCAGTTATTAGAATCGGAAAGAGTAAAAGAGAAAATTCGGAATTTTGAACAAGATATGTGGAATTACTAA
- a CDS encoding NAD(P)/FAD-dependent oxidoreductase has protein sequence MLDYLIVGSGLAGISFAEIALKNNKTILVLDNKSQNSSRVAGGLYNPVILKRFSEVWKAQEQLALMNEFYDQIEDKLKEKFNFKMPVLRKFFSIEEQNNWFAASDKINLAPFLSTKLITTKYNSIDSPFDYGEVLHTGYVKTALLLDSYREYLLQNNLLIDDSFHSSFLEFLESGIQYKNIKARHIIFAEGFGMHKNPYFNYLPLDGTKGELFIIRAPKLNIDVIVNTSVFILPLGGNLFKVGATYNWKDKTDTPTEEGKQELLDRIKEIITCDFEIIKHFGGVRPTVSDRRPLLGTHEVYKSLHILNGLGTRGVMLGPAMAKALYDHIENNIPLDREADIKRFHKRYLKSIISDRH, from the coding sequence ATGCTTGATTATTTAATCGTCGGATCTGGACTGGCTGGAATTTCTTTCGCCGAAATTGCACTTAAAAACAATAAAACTATTTTGGTTTTGGATAATAAATCCCAGAATTCATCACGAGTGGCGGGTGGTTTATATAATCCTGTTATTTTAAAGCGTTTTAGCGAGGTTTGGAAAGCACAAGAGCAGCTAGCTTTGATGAATGAGTTTTACGATCAGATTGAAGATAAATTAAAAGAGAAATTCAATTTTAAAATGCCGGTTCTCAGAAAGTTCTTTTCAATCGAAGAACAAAACAACTGGTTTGCTGCTTCTGATAAAATAAACTTGGCACCTTTCCTGTCTACCAAATTAATTACTACGAAATATAATAGTATTGATTCTCCCTTTGATTATGGAGAGGTTTTACATACAGGTTATGTTAAGACTGCTTTATTATTAGATAGTTATAGAGAATATTTGCTTCAGAATAATTTGCTCATAGACGATTCTTTTCACAGCAGTTTCTTGGAGTTTTTGGAATCTGGAATTCAGTATAAAAATATCAAAGCACGTCATATTATTTTTGCAGAAGGTTTCGGAATGCATAAAAATCCTTATTTTAATTATCTGCCTCTCGATGGTACCAAAGGCGAATTATTTATTATAAGAGCGCCAAAGTTAAACATTGATGTAATTGTAAATACCAGTGTTTTTATTTTGCCGCTTGGTGGAAATTTGTTCAAAGTTGGAGCAACTTACAATTGGAAGGATAAAACAGACACGCCTACAGAAGAAGGTAAACAAGAACTTTTAGACCGCATCAAAGAAATTATAACCTGCGATTTTGAAATAATAAAGCACTTTGGCGGTGTACGTCCAACAGTTTCGGATAGGAGACCACTTTTGGGAACTCATGAAGTTTATAAGTCACTCCATATTCTAAACGGACTAGGGACACGTGGCGTAATGCTGGGTCCGGCAATGGCCAAAGCTTTATACGATCATATCGAAAACAATATTCCCTTAGACCGCGAAGCAGATATTAAGCGATTCCACAAAAGATATTTAAAAAGTATTATTTCCGACCGGCATTAG
- a CDS encoding DUF983 domain-containing protein produces MLKKGSKLNSIVTGSCPKCQNESMYEDKNPLHLTKVLKMNENCGHCGFKYQIEPSFFYGAMYVSYGLNVGVGIAAFIVSFVFFGATIEQSFVAIILTLVVLFPFVLRLSRNLYINMFVSYDPNAGRK; encoded by the coding sequence ATGTTGAAAAAAGGATCAAAGCTAAATAGTATTGTAACTGGAAGTTGTCCAAAATGCCAAAATGAAAGCATGTATGAAGACAAGAATCCGCTTCATTTAACTAAAGTTTTAAAGATGAATGAGAATTGCGGTCATTGCGGTTTTAAATACCAAATTGAACCTTCATTTTTTTATGGCGCAATGTATGTAAGTTACGGATTAAATGTGGGGGTAGGAATTGCAGCTTTTATTGTTTCTTTTGTCTTTTTTGGAGCAACAATCGAACAATCTTTTGTAGCAATTATTTTGACTTTAGTGGTTTTATTTCCTTTTGTACTGCGCCTTTCCAGAAACTTATATATAAATATGTTTGTTTCTTATGATCCTAATGCCGGTCGGAAATAA
- a CDS encoding TerD family protein codes for MAINLQKGQKIDIGLSNITVGLGWDPNEGTGHDFDLDASAIMINANRKLLGESYFVFYNNLSSPDGALLHTGDDPTGGNSDGDDDEAIKVDLSKIDPAVEEILFVVTIEDFERRKQNFGQVRNSYIRIVDDSNGQEIAKYELGEDFSIETGVEFGRLYKRNGNWKFEASGIGYRADLSYFLEKYYSGEIIK; via the coding sequence ATGGCAATAAATTTACAAAAAGGGCAAAAAATTGATATCGGATTGTCTAATATTACTGTTGGTTTAGGTTGGGATCCTAATGAGGGCACAGGACATGATTTTGATCTAGATGCGTCGGCAATAATGATAAATGCAAATCGAAAACTTTTAGGAGAGAGCTATTTTGTCTTTTATAATAATTTATCATCTCCAGACGGTGCTTTACTGCATACGGGTGATGATCCTACAGGAGGAAATAGTGACGGTGACGATGATGAGGCTATAAAAGTGGACTTAAGTAAAATTGACCCAGCTGTAGAAGAAATTCTTTTTGTAGTTACAATTGAGGATTTTGAACGCAGAAAACAAAATTTTGGACAAGTTAGGAATTCATATATCAGAATTGTTGATGATTCTAACGGGCAGGAAATTGCTAAGTATGAGCTGGGAGAAGATTTTTCTATAGAAACAGGTGTTGAATTTGGAAGATTGTATAAAAGAAATGGCAATTGGAAATTTGAAGCTTCTGGAATTGGTTACAGAGCCGATTTAAGTTATTTTCTAGAAAAATATTATTCTGGAGAAATAATAAAATAA
- a CDS encoding HAD family hydrolase — translation MKINYENYSHLSFDLWLTLIKSHPEFKQKRNLLFRDFFEIEHGIEKVNEVIRYYDVLCNNINEKTGLNIDTYEIYYLILSALNVDLNKNGTDRFLQFYGHTEELFLEYKPVLIYSDIEKVFKKVTDEGKSINILSNTAFIKGNTLRKVLEYYNLAEYFKFQIYSDEVGFSKPNTEIFQLVFDEVSKYKTIEKKDVLHVGDNSIADYDGATKFGFNAHLLKI, via the coding sequence TTGAAAATAAATTATGAAAATTACAGCCATCTTTCGTTTGATTTGTGGCTTACATTAATAAAATCGCATCCAGAATTTAAGCAGAAAAGAAATTTATTGTTTAGAGATTTTTTTGAGATTGAACATGGAATCGAGAAAGTAAATGAAGTGATTCGATATTACGATGTTTTATGCAATAATATTAATGAAAAAACCGGATTAAATATAGATACGTACGAAATTTATTACTTAATTTTGAGCGCTCTTAATGTTGATTTAAATAAAAATGGAACAGATCGCTTTCTACAATTCTATGGTCATACAGAAGAATTGTTCTTAGAATATAAACCGGTTTTAATTTATTCTGACATCGAAAAAGTATTCAAAAAAGTAACAGATGAAGGGAAGTCTATAAATATTTTAAGTAACACAGCATTCATTAAAGGAAATACTTTGCGAAAAGTACTAGAATATTATAACCTGGCAGAATATTTTAAGTTTCAGATTTATTCTGATGAAGTAGGATTTTCAAAGCCAAATACTGAAATTTTTCAGTTAGTATTTGACGAAGTAAGTAAATATAAAACCATAGAAAAAAAAGATGTTTTGCATGTTGGTGATAATAGTATTGCTGATTATGATGGAGCCACAAAATTTGGTTTTAACGCACATCTATTAAAAATATAA
- a CDS encoding phosphoribosyltransferase family protein, with amino-acid sequence MNKSYSLHKITDEKICPFKEAEYSRFKFGDKFYAEKFAEDLFDGFVDQHRDLILSDREIVILPSPYLSIPTASNFLCYYFKKELNSFLFKNGKKACIESKIYRNQTYVTDYGNLDFEQRVKLISNDTYYIDRNFIEGKLCIFVDDIKITGSHEHTVNKILNQYEVQGDFLFVYYAELVNKEVHPKIENHYNYFAVKNVEDIVSIVNSEDFQYNTRIVKYILSLENKQFAYLISNISRKKSNELFHLAISNNYHHILEYKNNINVIKID; translated from the coding sequence GTGAATAAAAGTTACAGTTTACATAAAATTACTGATGAAAAAATCTGTCCTTTTAAAGAAGCAGAATACAGCAGATTTAAGTTTGGAGATAAGTTTTATGCAGAGAAATTTGCTGAAGACCTCTTCGACGGCTTTGTTGATCAACACAGAGATTTAATTTTATCTGATAGAGAAATAGTTATTCTGCCGAGTCCTTATTTATCCATTCCAACAGCATCCAACTTTTTATGCTACTATTTTAAAAAAGAGCTGAATAGTTTTTTGTTTAAAAATGGAAAAAAAGCTTGTATTGAATCTAAGATTTACAGAAACCAAACCTATGTAACAGATTACGGAAATTTAGATTTTGAACAAAGAGTAAAATTAATATCGAATGATACCTATTATATCGATCGTAATTTTATTGAAGGCAAATTATGCATTTTTGTAGATGACATTAAAATAACAGGAAGTCATGAGCATACTGTCAATAAAATATTAAATCAATACGAAGTACAAGGCGATTTTCTGTTTGTTTATTATGCAGAATTAGTCAATAAAGAGGTTCATCCAAAAATAGAAAATCATTACAATTATTTTGCTGTAAAAAACGTAGAAGATATTGTGTCTATTGTAAACAGCGAAGATTTTCAATACAATACAAGAATTGTAAAGTACATATTAAGTCTCGAAAATAAGCAGTTTGCGTACTTAATATCGAACATTTCCAGAAAAAAAAGCAATGAGTTATTTCATCTCGCAATAAGTAATAATTATCATCACATTTTAGAATACAAAAACAATATTAACGTAATAAAAATAGATTAG